The Montipora capricornis isolate CH-2021 chromosome 3, ASM3666992v2, whole genome shotgun sequence genome includes the window CCGCTAAAGTTACGGCAATACGTATTTCCCGCGCGAGTGATCGCGAACGTCTCGCGCGCTCTCTTGTCCGAGCCACTTTATAAATCAACGAGTACGCAATAAGTATGACAAACAACGGAAGAAAAAAGCTCACAGTGCTGACAAATGGGGGGTACCACTTACGATAGGATCCGTTCACAAGATTAACGCATGCGACCAAAAGTGCGTATATCCACGCGCACACAATGGTTACGGTAATGGTTGTGCGCGATAAGTTGCGATGAATCGCTGGTTCCGTAACTGATAGACAACGCTCCAAGCTGATCATGACCAGGTTAATAATAGATGCTGTTCCACACATGATGTCATAAGTGATGTAGACTTTGTAGGCATCGTTGTCAGCTCCAGGGTTAACTGCAAAACGCAATAATACACAATGGAAAATCGGAGAAATAGAAAGGaattttagggtgcgttcgattgaccgtgttccggaataggaatacatggaatagaggttagaaatccttcgttcttacgtagattcacattaaaattgtcaaacacttgctaaaatgctattttaaacatatctttattatccttgttgcttcaaaacgccaaacaaaCAATTTTAAATCATATCTCTTCGTATTCCTAtgccggaatagggtcaatcgaatgcacccttGGAGTAAAGGCAATCGATcttctacatgttccagcactcggcaaagtccgcCCTTTTTGACTTATCGCCTTTTCTACTTAGGTGGCGTCATGCACcctaagcctttttagagacatcagtGCATGCCACAcaggccacttctgctggagagaacaggacagccacaacaccaaggactccattccctactcttctcaaatagtgtgtgggttcttatCCCAAAGGGTACTTATGTACTTATGATCTTGTAAATCAAAGGCATTAGCATTCAAACTTCAACTCAGCTGCCTTTCGACGCCGGATGCATAGCCAGTCTACCATGTATTATCttttgaagttctgaatttgagaaaaacaactCTATCTAtcgacacgaaaaaaaaaaaacccgtcaATTATGTGTACGTAAAAATGTTACTCAGTTACAAAAAAATAGCCTGGGTAGCTGGCGGAATTAATGCTTGCGAGTAAGCTACAGTAGGCGAGCGACaaagaaacatttcagaagtggCGAACAGCGATCCCAAGTTCTTTTCTCGCCCACACCTCGGCGTGGTGTGGAATCGACAATCGGAAACCAGAAAATATAAATCACCCCGAAAAATAAACTGACGCAGGGCTGCGTAGAAAGCGTTCCCGTACAATGAAAGATTCCCGCattttggccgcgcgaaaatCTCTCTATCCGTGTTTTAAGCTCTTAAAGAGAAAGATTAAGAATGAACTGTTGATCTATTCAAACCAAAACGTAAGTTCTTCATAAAAAGGGAAaagtgatcctctcacttatctgggcaatttaagcaattgtctgttACATAAACACCCAAAAAAGATTAGGTGGCTTCAATgaagggattcgaacccatgacctctgtggtACCATTCAGTTGGGTGCAGTATGACTGATGCCAATTTCAGATCATCATATCAAGACAGTCGCTATCGATCTTATTCAATTCCAATCATTTTGAATATTAAGAATCAGAATCGGAAGATAAAAGTAACCATTTTTATTGATCCGAACAACTTCTAATCGGACAAATCCGTACGTTCACGTTGTTAGAAAGTGGCATCAGTCATGTTGAATCGTAGTTAATAAGcttaatttttcaataaaatgctGGGTTTAATTATTGCGTCAACAAAATATCATGATGATAACAAATCTTGGTTGACCCGGTAAAGATACGGAAGAAATGCTCCCCACAAGTATATCTCATTAACCTTAAATACGACACAAAAATCTATTTTCGCTGAGGCTGTAGTCGGAGGATTGACCGAGTGCAAATCAGCTTTGTTTTGTCACTGACCTTCGAGTTAAGCTCCCCAGAAAACTTAATTTCATTGATAAACTGACTTAAATACCTGAatcttattatttttataaagGAAAGGCGATTAATGACCATATCGTGGGATTCGCCACATAGGAGCAGTGAGCGAAAATAACCAGGCATGACTTCTTTTCCTTCTGctcattagggccgtttatacgagagaaaataagccgcggcttacgtaagccgcgaaaggaactatttataccagtataaactccccggccaggataagccgcggcttgagaaagccgtgaacgtagaacgtagattttgtaccatttatacgaggtgttcgcggcttacgtaagcggcggccagagttagccgcggcttattttctctcgtataaacggccctaattgAGTCATTCGGTTAAAAACTATTGTTTGATCACCTTTCTCAAAGAGAAGGCTTTAAgatttattttttccctttcctttcttttatttacatgaaCGAAGGTCACTGACTTTTCAGTTTCAGACTTTGTAATCATTTAGTCTCACTGATCTCACTTGCAGGTTGTCAAGTTGTGTTTGCATCTGCTACCTATATAATATTTGTCACCGAGTGTGGATATAATTTAAACATGTGATGTCAGAAAGCGGTTTAAATAAAGCTATTTAAACCAAGCTAGAGTCGAATTTGAACATCGATGCATGTGCTACTTTTTCAGATAAGTAGAGGATCATCCTCTTACAatcgtgtttttctttgtttccaaaCCTTAATAATCGTTTCGCGTTTTGTTTAAAGGTAAAAAATCTCTCGAAATGGAAGGCTTACAAAATTGTACCCCTCACAAAATGGGACGTTGGGGAGCCCATATCTTAAACAGATCATGTAAAAATGCTTATCGTGTGTCATCTGTTTTCAAAAGTGTCGGCGAGTAAAGTCCACTATTGTTTACTCTGTTGACACTCGGCAATCGCGTGCGCTTTCAACAAATCAAAAGAACCCCATAACAAATCGAAAACGCCTGTTTCGAAGCCATTTCAGTCAGTCACATTTTAAATTCCTCTTCTTGTAGCCGGTAAACTCGACTTGATTTCGGAAACAGTTGATGTCGAAGAACATTAGCATTGTGTTGTTACTCTCAAAACAAGATTGTTTTACTGCCGACTTGAACTTGTTGACCCGAACATCAAACTATATCTGATTGCACATTTTTCAATATGTAAGTAGTTAATTTGTGATAACGAATACCCAACATAATTCTTGAAATGGACCATTTCGAGCTATTATGCCGCTTTCTTCATTGCTTTGTTTCAGTGGTTCATTTTTACTGACCTTCACAATTTTCGTTCCTgactttattataattttaaGCCACAAATCGACTCACCTAGTCTAAAATAAACCCAATAGGGTACTGAGAAAACTCCCACCATGATATCTGCCACAGCAAGAGACACTATGTagtagtttgtttttgttctcagCTTTCGATTCTTGTAAATCGCTGTACAAACCAGAGTGTTTCCTGCTAAAATAATCAGACTGAGTATGATGAAGAACGAAGACTCTATTACAAGGCCAACGCTCGATGATGGAGAGAGAGTCGTAGTGTTATTTCCATTATTTCGTGGCATTGTAGGAGGCTAATATTAACATGCCCAACCTgctaaaggaaagaaagaaaaaaaaattagatgTGAGCATAGCGGCGTCGTTTCGAACCTGTTTTCAATtacttattttcaactttttgcttggacaagaaataaaaaaaagaataaaaacaggTTGTGACTGGTAATCTGGCATTGTAAAAGAAACCTCTTCAAATTTTACCTTCACATTATCTACTAATGGGTTGAAGTGTTGGAGTTCTTTGCGTAAATTTATGAAGAATTATGCGATCAGACTACCTTCAGGTCAGTATATTTGCTGACCTAGAATATGGCCGCGGTAAGATGCGGGACCCACCAATGAACTCTTGCTAGAGACTCCAGAAAATCTTGTTTGTAATTGcgtattttcttttgttgacACGTGTCTGTCAATTGATTCGACAGGTATTTAATGTTTCCCTCAAAACGAGGGAATTCAATAGGTCCTTTATTTGTCGCTGATCAGTACTATGCTTTAATTTGCGAAAAGTTAACAAAAGCAACAGGCGAACGAGCGACCGATCAGTATTCGGCCTTAAGAGTGCACTACTATGATTTCcaagtttgttttgttgttgtttttttttccacataatCGAGCGATCGCGATTTGATTATGCTTAAAGAGCATGTCTCGTTAaaaagcaccaatcagaatcaagctaaTTTAAACAAAGACGGTCTGAGATCAATGTATGTCGAAAGATCTCGGACTTGTGATCAGTCTCTATTCACCTCTTACATGATGTCAACAAACTTGTTTTTACAGCATCTCCCTTCCTGCTGAGCCATCCACCCGCGCGAATTTTCTTACCTATCAGAATCTGTCTATACGgtgaattttgcaaattttcaattaaaaatGATAAATACTGCGTCGTCTActttgttttcaactttaggACATTCGTGCGCGACATTTCCTCTTAATTCTAAGGGAATGCATCCTTTTGGGAAAACCTTAAAATTTCCGGCGTTGTTGGGCTCGAATCCGCTCCCGGCGAGACGATTTGAACTTCCACTTGACGAGGCGACTTATCAGGCTCCGACACGTACAGCAAGACACAAATTTTATCGACTTTTCCACCCAATATTTTCTCACTTGTACAGTTCCATCGCATTCAAATTCTCCTCATCCAAACGCGTATGTTCAACAGGAAGTGAGAATTGAGGGAAAGAATTATCACGGAGAGGGAATATATAAGTAATTCTGGAAAGTGACGTCCGTGCTCGCGCCTAGTTATCGGAAATCGGAGTCGttcaaaagaaagcaaacacCCACTATGGTCTCTTGTGTATGTGCTCTGTGGGAGTTCTCAGTTGGTTTTAAGTGGATTTgatctttttttgtaaaagaagcTTTGACAGAGGTTTGTTACTGAGAGAAGAAAGTGGTTGAGTCGCGGAACACTAAATGAAAGGACAAAATCTTGACAGGAGAATCgaaacattgaaatttttatTCTACCCTGTGTTTGTATTGAGTCGGTTTTTTGTCAAGATCGTGCATACAAAAGGCCGGCGTCAACGTGGTGTCCTGGGAAACCTTAGTGAGAACCACTCACAATAGGAACTTAAAACAAATTGGATAATGTAAGCTAAGAGAGCTTTTTTAATTATGAAGGGAAAATCCCAGGATCTGGTTGAGCGgtgaaatttaaattctctgccTCTCGGAGGATGAAGGTGGAGCGCTCATCACTTCGGCCCACAGTCAAGATAAGAACATAAATTAAATTCATACCGGAGGTGAAGACACTGGACTGACCCCCGACTCAACAGAAATTAATCCTGCCGTTCTTTCAAGAACTGAGCACAGTACTTAATATATtgactgataataataataataataataataataataataataataataataataataataataatacatttataGAGCGCTTAAACTACAAGTTAATattcaaaagcgctttacaataaaatataaatCAAATATAAACTAAGAGTTCACAAattaaaagcctttttaaaagaaaagtcttCAGTTGTCTGAGATTCAGGGACAGTGTATTGATAACTTTGGAGTCTGGTGAGGCAGGTAATTTAAATGCCATCAATCATTCACTTTgtgtttggtttgttttgaaggacatacgattttttttcccAGTGTGCCATTGTCTTCTTCTCAAGTGCGGTTTGTATCGAGCTGCAAACGAATATCGGACCCAGGCTCTCACTTGTCCTCTGTCATCGGCCAACGGACGGAAGTTGCATTAAAAAAAACCGGCTTTCATAACAATTGAGTTGGATGACATTGCTGATTCGATGTAGAATCCGCTCTTCGGGCTGAATCATTCAGAAAGACTGCTGATCTGGGTAACATTTGACTGATATCGTTGGATAACACGCATATTGGCAAGGTTTAGTAAGccaaataaaattattgattaTTTAAAACGAGGCCCAGTTGACTATTGAATTGTAAACAATACCACTTCTTATTCTgctcaaaacagtttgtgaTAGCTAAGCCGGTCAAACCGTCAGTGAAAAACAGAGGAAGAAAAGATATCGTATGGCTGATTACTGACATATCAACTGCCATCAAGCAAATTGACGTTATTTTTGCGAGGAAACATGGGATCAGTGGCAAAACTGGTTAGTCGACTAAATACACTTCCTTAAAACTCAGAGGCTTTTAGACAGAAAAacaagggaaaacaaaagataatGACAAACGTTCAAATTTTTGATtggaaaaattaagaaaacgCCACAGGCAATtcattttcaaggtttcaaTTTTTAGGTTTTGTAGTAGACGAAATGCACTTGGGTCGCGGATAGAATCTCTTGGTATATTATATGAGCTCTTTAAAAGCAATGCAAAGCTTGAACGAAGGCGACGATAGTCTAACATCTACAGagcatttttttgtcaacaaatcTGGAACTCCAATATAAAAGTTTCTAATGTCACCCCCAGGGCAGGTAATTCTCCCGACCGTGAAACGAAAACTTATCTTGTTGTCGGTTTAGCGCATTGTAGGGCGGCCGCAGAGATGATTATTTGGCTTACCGCAACGAAAAAAGACGATATTTTACATTACACTATTAAAATTAAACGCTtctaaacaaagattttaatggAAAAAACGTCTCCAGGAATAAACTTTTGGTTGATCATGAGCCTGTTGCAAAACAACCCCGAGCAAAAAGAATGATCAGGGAATTATGGAATGGTTTAATATGGTTTGGTGTATCCGTGTACAAGGCAATgaaaaaagaatgttgttgCTTTGAGTGAGTTCAAGGGCGATATACGAGAAAATGTCCGTATGAATATATGCATGGATGCACTTGCCTGATTTGATGCGCAGTTGGGTCAAGCTGAAGTGTCACAAGGACCCCATAGAAGACCACAGGACGTGGCTGCCTGTGATAACTCGGATCCTTCCTTGGCTTTCTTCAATTCGAGATGTGTTTTTATTCCTCTTCGTTTTTAATGCCACGAATAACGTCTTCTAAGCGTGCTGCAACGGAATAAAAGTGTTTATCATTTTTAACCCGAGCAGGTGCGACGGAGCTATTAATCATGCCATTTACAAGAGCTGAGTATTTTCTACAATAACAGCCGGAACTATTTTACCCACTGctataaaatgttttttctttttacggGCCTTAATTGTTGAGTTTAGTGAAGACAGAATGGTGTTTATATAATGTTATTTAGGTATTGACTCGGGGGCAAAGAATCATTTTATACTATTTTTTCGTAGtttatgaaaataataatactatCCATAAAGGGATTTATTCGAGATCACCGACTCTGTATTTTCCATCACTTTCGAGATAGAATTATTTTGGATGCACGATATACGATTCTATGTGCTTCGTATAAACAAGTGAGTCCCCCTTTCTTGGTATCGGAGATATAAGAGATTGCCACGTCAGATTTGGTGTGAATATCTTCCCAACCacgtttaaatgacatttttggtTTCGAATTGCAAGCGGATCGAAATTTATGAAAAGACAATCTTTGACATCCTAAAATAAAACACATTTTGTGTCTGTCTAAGGGctcaaaaatcacaaaaatattcTTAACTACTGATCGTACCAGTTCACAACAACGTATTTTCCATGCGGACGGAATCATCATGTGTTGGTGGAGGTTTATCATTTTTGAGTTGGTGGAAAAATCCTTAGGTGTGACAATTAGAGCTCCCTATAAAAGCATACTATGATTGACGCGAAAGTACTGATATTGCAGTCACAAAATAATACAATTTCACTCTTGTCCCCTTATAAGGCAATCAACACTTAGTCGGAACTGTTGAATAGCATTTTCCAGCCACTGTGACAAATTGTTAGGTATCGATTTTAGAGTGAATGAAATTTCGTATATTTAAATCACGGAGTGGACATGAAAATCAATTGTCAGGGGAACCCAATGAGCGGATGTCTTAAAATTTGTCAGAATGACCGAAAATGGTTTACACAATAGGGGAAATTCAGGTTGTAGAAATATTTAGGAAATCTGTTCACAAAATTGTTTGTTTTCGGGGTGCAGGGTTGGCGCaatgatgagagcactcgccctCCACTATTGTGGCCAGGGTtagattcccagactcggcgtcatatgtgggttgagttagttggttctctactctgcaccgagaggttttctccgggtactccggtttcccctctcctcaaaaaccaacatttgacttgatttgtcttaattgttaatttcaatatacagtgtccccaattagtgcttcagcgcaagaacgactagacacttaaataaagttccttttcttttctttttcctttatttcGCCGCCTCGAAAGACTGAGTTTGAATATTCAAAAGTATTCGAAAAGTCTAGCCCACCTTCCTTCCGAAAAGatatttaccaaaattattCGTTGGGTGCCTCTGGATTGTGAATGGCTGAGTAATGATTGGCATGTTTATCCGATCAGCAGCTCTCGAGATAAAACTAAAAATGGGAAACTCTTACAAACGGAGCTTTCGGAATGGGAACACCTTCCTCTTGTCGTCGGCATTTATCAATTTCCTAAAACAAGCTCCAAGATTATTACAAAACAATCAAAGGACTCGTCTTGGTCTTGAAGCAGTTTTCAAAGAAGTTTTGAAAAGATGATCTCCAAGAGAACTGAAACATTCTTGCGTATGCGAAGTCATTGTGAAGTCATTTCCTGCCTTGGGGGGATTACGAGCTTCGGTGTATAGGTATATTGTGCTTCCTTGAGCTTCAGAATATCATTCCATATTAAGATTTCTCTTCAATCTCCCTTAGAAGCTTTTCTTAAATTTGCACAATTACAATCCGGTTGAGGTAAATCtctaaattttgttttcaaaaagaaaatttgaactGAACGAAGAAtctttcaagttatttttactCCAAAAGTTATCAAGATTGCATGCAGGGGCTTTTGGAAAGTACCATGTGATTGGCTTTCTTTGCAGTCTTTCCAATGTCGAGACACAGTGGACCTTTGGAACAAACTTAAAGTACAATGCAACCTGTTTCTTGTAAAACTGAAAACACCATATTTTGTTCCACTTTTACTATTTTTCGATTGCAGCAAAAGCCGGAGTGTTATGTTTTTTTCTGGAAAGGCACCAATCATTATGCATTTTGAATATACTTACGTATTTATGACCAGGGGTCATTAAAAGTGATAGTTAACTTGATGAGCAAAGCGCGAAATTACAAATGGCCTTAATCCGGCCGTAAACTTTGTGCAAACAAATtattcaataaaaaaatgggtgtAAGTAGTAAGTACATGTTACCTCTGAAGCATTTTGCAAGGCGTAGTAACTTGAACTTTTTAAAATCTTGTCTACTGGAGTGTGTTTATAAACTGAACAAGCCTCAAAAAACAGCTTAAAAGCTACCTTGGTCATTAAGGCACCGCAATGATGAATTACTTTCGATAAATTACACAGAGGTAAAAGCACGGTTTATTCTTGAAAAATTATGACTTTAGGTTTTTATACGTGGctgtcaaacaaaaaaataagcaGGGCTTTGAAGTTTATCTAGTTACCAAGCTCTTGTGATGGCAAAAGTTGCTTTACTAGTTGGCGTAGGAAAAGCGTTAATAGTCGCCACCCACAAGACTTTACTCTTGGTATGACAGATGACAGTTTGGCGAGGAATACTGTATTTTTATTACGTGCATGATCAGTACGTAGGAATTCCGGGGGAAAATGAGGGAGTGtgtttaatttcagtttagttGGATTGAACTGAGTAGTTCGCATTTTTATTGCCGTATTTTTTAGATCAACTTGATGAAGAAGCATAAACTGCTCTATGTAAAGATACAATGAACGCTCAAACTATGATCTCACTAGCGATCAGAAAAAGACTGAATATTAACGAGAGTTTCGACACAACTGGTTGAATCGCATGAATTCAAGGTTTAGGAACCTAGGAGTGTAAGAATCTAATATGTGAGACATCCTTGAGTTCTACCTCGAATCCAagctctctctctcccttttcTCATCTTCCTGGGACCAccataataaaagaaaacttttcTGGTAATATTAATCCCTCGGCAACACCAGTCATGTAAGAGAAATCAAATGTTTGTCAAGGGTCTCCTAGTAGATTAAGCAAACTTTTTATTAGGACTAGCCAGTCGGAAGCATTCGGAAGTCAACGATTCGATATCAAATCGTTCGCAAACTTGAACAATCTGCGGTTGACAAATGTTTCACACTGCATAGATCAGTTACACAGTGTACCGTTATTGATTACAGAATATATTGCAGTTTGATCTGAATGTTAGAATGTTTGTCTCTGGGTTGTTGAAGCGGTGTGCAGCACAATAACGATTCCCGTTATAATAGCCAGGATTTTTTCCAGGTTTCTATGCAGCTGTTCATATTACGACGATCCTTCGAACATCAAAAGCATTTTATACACGCATTTCGTATACTGCATAGAAATAAGTTTGTTCATTCACATTATTACAAATGAACTGTGACAGCCTTAACGGTGTTGAACCTAATATACATTTGCTTGGAAAATACGCGGAGTTTAGTAAAATTACGCTGCATGCAGTTATCTTGAAAAGCATTTTGTCAGGCAAACCAACTTGTTCAGTTTTCCGTACATGTACTTTGTCTTTGATTTTAATGAAAACTTACCTTGATAATAAATTGAAGAAAACGCTGTATGTGACTGTACTTTGGATGATCACCGAGTTATTGCCATTCCCTTCACCAAGTCTGCGCACTTGTTTACGATCAGCTTCTGAAAACAACGGCGTGTTACTTATGTGTGTCTATTATAAGCCGAATGCAAATTTTAATGCATATTGAAAAGAATGGCGATTAAATTTTTACCGCTttcatgacattcacaaagAAACCACTGGATAGCTTAAACAGTACAGCATTAATCATGACTACAAATATGGAATGTAATCATATTTCGACGAACCGATAACCACTCTTTGCTGCAAAATCTTCTGCGTATCAAGTCGCGCATTAAGAATCGTCCTTTTTTCTACAGAGGTGAGATAGAGCATTCAGTGTTCTTTAAACCTAATTTTTCATAGATGCCGAATTGTACCTTAAATTAACACTATATTACGTCCGGCCGTAGTATTGTGACTACGCGACTAAATATAGTTCATTTGTTCGGTCAAGGTTTCTTTACCGTTAAAGTAAAGTATTTGACCGTCGAGTAAAATTTATCCCATTGCATATTTATCACATGCAATCAAAATTTTGAACGCACGAGGGCAAGAGTTTGCCCGTTTAAGCTAAGATATTCCCTTAAATTGCAAATGCTCGCTGTGAACTCGCTAGTTATAACCGGCTTGGGGACCGCGATTTGTAGTTTCAACGTCAAACTGTTAGTACAAATGAATCAATAACAAGGTTCAGTATTTTCGGAAACAATAGATGGAGGACGTTACTTCTCATTGACGTCACAGGTATTACGTACTTCTTGAAGATATCCTTTTTAATGGAGCAAGCGGAAAACTAGCCCAGGAAATGAGCTGTTGTAATGTAGGCTCTTGTCCAGCTGGTCCTTCAGTACCCGATGACATATCTCAATACAAAACATCATGATGTAGCATTTAAAAATCTTTTTAACTAGCTTGCAATCGGAATTCGAGTCCTTACATTTCACATGGAATGAAGAAAACTTTGACATTGACAAAAACATAAATCCCTGTGCCTGTGGTCCTCCAGAATGTGGGAGACCTTGACACAAGACCACCAGATTGGAGAAACTAGCCCGGCCCCTGCTTCTCATATGATGATGACGGTGAAGAACTTTCACCCAGACATAACGCGCTTAACCTAACAAAGCAGGAGAATAAAGTTTTTTCTCTCCTCCCTATGAAGAAATTGATCCCTCACCTTGTCAGTGGGGAAGGAAGAACGCTGCACAGTTGCTTTCACGGGTAACTGCGATAGAAGATTCCTGCAGTATTGATGATCCCTGGGGATGGTTGCTTATGGTAAATAAGCGGACTCTCTCTGCACTCGTCCTCCATTTTGATCAAGCGTCCGAGGACAGAGGTGCAACGACCCACCCACCCTGAAAATTCGTTGGTGTATACACGAGGGTACAGATTTTCACCTTCACAAAGGGCGCTTGATCAACGGTCTCCCATACCTCAATTTTTTCATGGGGCTGAGAGGGGGAGCTAGACTGAGGTTGCTACG containing:
- the LOC138044023 gene encoding histamine H2 receptor-like, giving the protein MPRNNGNNTTTLSPSSSVGLVIESSFFIILSLIILAGNTLVCTAIYKNRKLRTKTNYYIVSLAVADIMVGVFSVPYWVYFRLVNPGADNDAYKVYITYDIMCGTASIINLVMISLERCLSVTEPAIHRNLSRTTITVTIVCAWIYALLVACVNLVNGSYRKWYPPFVSTVSFFLPLFVILIAYSLIYKVARTRERARRSRSLAREIRIAVTLAVVIGAFVIAWLPFFTMLLISTYCRTCQVNYDIIIPFTKWMHYSGSMVNPVIYTHRNKDFRRAFARILFSCGKRQMINLSQPAKNSQNFVSARDTSASIEGGNNNENQLRTRSSSYVFAQGTKKAVLKGSNVNNETRA